One Pomacea canaliculata isolate SZHN2017 linkage group LG1, ASM307304v1, whole genome shotgun sequence genomic window, GCTTCACACCTTTGAAGTTCATCCAGTAAAGCTTCCCGACTTTTCTCTAGTGTTTCTGGACTTGGAGATCCACAATTAAGAAGGTAGGATCCATGAGGCAGGATAGAACTGGGTGAAAAATTGTGCAGCTGAAATCAAACAaaggaatcacactttgacaTATCTATTACAGTTTGACAGAGTGCTTTACTCATGAAGTAgatttttcaaatattctgaCACTATTTTAACCTCTTCTTGGAAGgtgtaattaaattttttgtgcACTCATTAATCAGTGATAAAATAACACCATCAAATATTTGGCTTCAAAGTAAAGACTTGtgtattaatgaaaaaaaagtagtttcagactttctgttctttcattATTTGGATTCTAACAAGCAACTAATTTCTCAGGGGAATAATACAATTATATAGTATATGATGTATGCACAAAtcaattatgtttaaaaatgaagagtttcaacagcaaaaatttgatatttaaaaatacctaATTTAGTGAAATTagcatttctaaataaatatatccATTCTTGATTATGCATTTAAGCATACTGTGCATGCTTCCTTGAACTTTGCTGCTGCAACAGAGTCAAGTGGCTTTGCTGTCCAGGAACGCTGGGATTTAAGAAAAAGACCAAAGGCACGAGCACCCATAGACACTGCCTCTTCAACTGCTTTATGAAGACCACctgattatataaaaaatatgaacatgtATACACAACATGCCAAgtgttttcttctctccatcaccaaTTGAGGTCTTAATTGTTCTCTTCCACTCTTGAACGTACTCAGATATGCTTGAAAAGATGCCTTGTCACAGTTGATAAAAGAATTATAACTGTTTTTCATTAGTTTACGTCTGGGCCAATGAAACAGCAATTCAAGCTATTAAATTATTCTATTATAGCAGATATTGATTCATCTATGTTCATAGTATCAACATATTTGACATGACTGTAATGTGTATTACCTGCAATGGAACAATGGGCTCCAATCAGTTTGCCAGGTATGTGAGAGTTGGCAACAGACTCACTCTCAAAATCAAGGCAACCTTCGGCCAATGCTCTTTCCTTTTTGATATTTGTCTTGGTGTCAAGTAGAAAATCATGCTTGTCATTCTGGCActcttcaaattttgttttcttagaatTAACccctcttctctttccttctttacttTGAGAATAACCCTCATCTTGTGATAATCTGACTATTGAAGCTTTTAAAACTCTTTTCGCTTTTGTATCTCTCTCCAatgtcttgttttcttctctgaTCCTTGCTGCATGTATTAGTCTTTTCCTTCTCAGTCGAGTCATTGGTTTACCACTTTCACCAAGCAATACCTTACATGAATCATCAAAAGATAATCCCTTCTGTTGCACACTAATTGCATCTTCTTCATCCTTACATGCAGACATTGACTTACTTTGCACAGCTGATTTCTTCCTCTTGGGACTCAaggatttttccttttttcgattttgaataaaagttttCCCATTCTGTGCTCTCATGTTCACATCTTCATTTCTGATTTTGAAATTCTGTAATGAATCACCATTAGATCTATGGCAATTACTATCTGCTTGCTTTTTATTCAGTCTGATTTTCTTAAGCTTAGCAGATGTTTTCTTGGATTCCAATGGCTCACTTGTGGGGGAAGTTTTACTCATTGCTGGTAACTGCGCTGCTTTGGCATCACAATCTGAAACCAAATGATATAACTCACGAATGCACGCAATGAAATAACCTGAAATTAATGCAAGTTTCCAAAAgtacttttactttttgtaaaggTATGTTTCTACAGTACTGTTCGAACCATTGAAGTTCCCTCATgaacctatatatatatgtgatcaTCAAATGCTAATAACTAATGTATAATTACAAAACGCACATTCACTTTGCTATACACATTTTAGTTATTATAGCATTGATATTTCCCCATACatttcattaaacatttaaatctATTTGCAAAGGACAAAAAGTTGTTATGCCATTAAGCATTAcagtattttaatgaaaaaacgaagaaaaccGAATTTCAACGGTTCTGACCACCTATTAGTAACAATTAACTTTGCTAGCTGCCTGGCATTACTACAGGCTGTACTATAAGACGACTAAAAATCGTAAGTGCACCACTATCTGCATAAGGCCTTGGGCACGGCAGTCAGTATTAGTGTAAATTACACGCGCTTGGTGTTTGGTTTAGCTTGCCCGATAAAAAGTGCGCGAAACCTAAAGGGAAATAAtaagtacatgtatttgagTGTTGTCTCCTCTTAGAGGAGATGCACCACGAACGTCGTGTGCACTTAGATCTTGGAATGATTAGTCTTCGAGTCTTCCCATTTAGATTTACCCCATGCTTTTTATGCCTTATTCatattgatttttctgttttgtctgaaTTATTGTTTTCGGTTACAGCGttcattatttttcctcttAGACCAGTTTTGGTGAGCGAGTTAGTTTGTAGctagaaaaatattcttcagtGTTAAAGTTTATGTTTAGCAAGTCACTTGATACTGGCCTTCAATTTATAAGCTAATTCTGCACACTGTACGTATATCTTTGAACAGATCATTTTTCaccaaagcacacacacacactgtgttcacaaaaactgcaggtgtttcaataaatttattacaGTTTTCAATTTGCAAGtgtcaatattttctttgatgtcttCAAACCCTCCAAAAATCAGTGCTTGAACAGCGAGAGCGATCAATTTGATAATGAGTAAGCTTCTTCTctaattttacaaatatatacaaacaccaTGTACATGTATCATTTACATTCAACATCCTGAAGAAATCATTGcctttctatttttcctttacAACCATTCATTGAAAATCTTTGCCATACAGGAGTCTTTGTGTGTATAGGTCAGAGAGGGAGAGCGAGTAATCTAGTAAGGGCTTGAGAATACATGTCAGCCCAACcttgtttcattctttcttttcattcatccaTTACTACCTACACTGAAAAAAACCATCAAACATTGCACAAGTCACTGTTAGGAAAATCTACTTATTCAGTAACTTTTTTCAAGTCATTTAAGACATCTTGCAAGTCCAGTTCCAGATTCAAAATTTCACCTGAAAAAAACAGTCATTAcactttttcaaactttgtgaaaaaaaaactaatagaAATTTCTCAcgatcaataataataaatcacatGACAGGACTGAAAACTACAAAATCTAGAAGCTTGGGACCAGTCAGTCTATAAAGCTTACATAAGAATAACAGATTTTAGACCAATAACTAAACAAAGGCAATCTTGTAATCAGGAAgtgtgataaaaatataaattgtttacaattgAGAATCTTCAGACAAGAGCTGCATCTAAACACGAAACAACATTCTACTATTTGTCCTTTCATAACTAGTAAAATGTTGGGTTTAGTTTTAGAAATACAATTTGGAATGCAaattaatacaataaaaatgcaccaaaagaaaaaaaatcactagcACTGTCTAGCATCAGCTTTCAGGTCATTATTATCTCCAGGGTTCACACTTTGACTTTTCAGGCAAGTATACAACTATAGACTGGGCACAAAAAGAACTGCATGTACTCACCAGTGTTAGACTCAGAATCAGCAATAAAAGTAACCATTAGCGGATTCTTGTTTACCTGCACCACCTGTAAACCATTTAATACACATAGCAAAATTTATGATAAGCAATGACACAAATTAACATGTATTAAAAGTAGTATAATTTAGACATGCCAAACAGGGttattgtggtttttttaattctaggcatttaaaaatactacaaatttattatatgtACCAATATTTCTTGCAGATATACAAATACTCAGTGATTTTATACAACTATAAAtgttggatatatatataagaaagaCATGTGTCTCTTTATATAGACTGATAGTTGATACAAACGAGCAGATTATAGTACTacaatctttaaattttttttaagacgcAAGTATAACAGGTTAGAAGAAGGGACTAAGTGTGCAGCCAATAAGTAGTTGGTTCCAGTGGATACACAGTAGATAAAATCTTGACATCAAAACCAACCCAGGCATAAAAGCTCTACTAGAACGTTTATTCCACAGCAAGAattgtaaaaatcttttttttaattatttatatcacCAGTGAATTTTGATAAAATACAACAAAGCTATTTCTCCAAAGCACACATTCTTGATGTTATCTAAAAATGTTACTAATGCACAAATCAAATAAACGttttaagaaataatatttctagACAAATGGGATTTTTCTGATAATCTTTGTGCATACCCACATCCATGAGTGATTTTAGGTTGAATTTCTCTGGCTGTACAAGGGAATCATTCCTAAAGAATATGTGCACACATGCCAACAATGCTTTGCCAGAACCAGCAAATATAATACACATCAAACAAATCAAGCCATCTGGCACTTGTACCTCTTCCTTCCATGAACGACAAAAAACTACTGACCTGCAGATTGTCATAGATGGAGATGATAGCCAAATTATTTCCCATGCCAATCTTGCTAGCCTGGTCAGACATATGACCAAAGGTACTCAAATATGCAGCCCGTAATGCTAACTCAGGTGCTACCTGGTCTGCAACTGGAAGACAAGGAtcaaaatacactttttttatcATCCTCAAACTACCTAGGAAGTTTTGTGGAATATAAATAACAAGCTATTCTTTATCTGGATCTATTTgttcaaataattttgaagttTCACTACAGCAAtgatttaaactattttatggTGAAAAGGTAAATGGTCACAACAGCAGTGAAATCTGAGTGATTCATCATGACTAAGATGTGAAAAACAAAGCTGAATTCTCTACATCTGCTACTTCTTACCTTCCCTAATAAATTGAATCATTGCACAAGTGAGCTCTGAAACACTGACCTGCTAAGGATTTTTCCCTATTTTGCAAAGCATTCTAGTGTTGTTGTTACCTTTAAGTATAGGAACTCCTTCCCTGTCTGATACTACTATTGCATGAAGTCCATTGAcactgcaataaaaatatttacaaaacagtGTCTTATTTAGCAGAATCTTTATTAcgctgttttaaaaattgtcaataaaacagcaaaatgaaaggaaaagggTGATTGCTTGTAGTACAAAAAGTTTCTCGTGTCTTTTCATTCATACTTCTTCACTtacttgaaaaacaaaattagctGTTCCACCCATAAAGTATGGCAGATCAGAAATTTGTTTAAGACATCTTAATGATATCCAAACacattgtattatattgtagaCCCATATAGACCCATCTAGATGTCAAATTTTTATACATAAAGAAGTATGTCatgaatatttaataatgttgaaTAGCAACACATCCCTTTTCATATCACGTCTTATGAAACCTCCAACCtaaacttgtttatattttcagaccCCAGAGGTAAAATGGCTCATGTTTTCAAACCCTGTAGGCAAAGCTTTGGTACACAATTTGGTTTCCATTAGATGGGAAACCCTGAGGTAATTATCAATTATCACTTACGTGTTCATTAACTTTCGCATCAACAACTTCCATTCCTGTAACAAATCACAAAATCAAATATCCACTCATAATACTGACTAATATTCACAATTATTCTTCACGTATAAACTATTAAATTTATGATTCCTCCCTCTTGCCTCCTCGAAAAACACGTGCAAAGCAATTTGGAAATCATTAAAGATAAATCATACTGTCTAAAAAGCCTACATGCGTTTTAATTGGTTCTTCGTCATATATTTCCTCAGTAATATATTATAATCTGGAGAGACTGGTTATATACGACTATTTACTTTGTCTTTGGTTGTGTATGTTGATGCTATTTCCTTATTATAAATTGCCCTTATATAGATTTAGTTAATTGTAGGCTCTGTACGTAATGGTTAATACAAGATTTGGATTAACCTATTCTTTTGTTTCGGATTTGATTTTATTACACGATGAGATAAAATTCCGATTTTCTAGATGATAAGAGTTATTACAAAGCATTTCACTGACCAATTTGTAAAATGGATTTTATAAACTAAAACCATACAATAATTTAACAATATAAACCATTGCTCATCTATTAACCCTCACAAGTATTACCCAATGGGTCTCAGCTCATCAACTgattaaatgaaaaagtttaaaagttgtttctttaaatactaAGCAGTGTGAGTAGTGCTAGTGTTGTAGTCGCAATGTAGCAGAAAAAGCACGATTCGTCAGCTGACACTTTGTTGCTGTACGATGGACTCATTTTGGCTTACACTCTTTTTGATTTAGATGGAAATTCTTACAGACcatatatgaaataaatacatacGTAATGCAAGAAATGTTTAAGATAACAGAATGTTTCTTTATAGCTGTAACTAATTTATAAAGCTTGAATTATCTTCTATAAGCCACTCACGTCTGCCATGACTGTCGAGATTCAAAGGGGCGTAATCACTGGTCATGCCTTGCCTGAACATCAAAATCTGGCAAATCTAAACAACCGCTACCTTCAACACCAGATTACTGCAGGGAATTTCCAGGGTTCTGGATGATACGTCACATGAACATTCTTCTGTATGTATTATAATACATACGGTATTTTTATTTGGTAGAACTACATCAGCCGAAAACGGAACGATGGAAATGGTGGCGGAAGCATCGAGAGACAGAAGAGAGCCTTTCTTGAATTTAACTGTTGTGCTAGTCCAGAAAAATTCAATGTACCACATGAAATTCGACTTAAGTCCAATATCTCCAATATTAAAACTGAAGGAAGATCTCGGAAAAATCTGGAGAATACCCGCAGATCGTCAAAAATGGATGCTTCGTCGTGTAGAGGTGGAAGACAGATGTAACTTGAATGATTACAATGTTGTCGAATCAGATGTAATAGAAGTACACGTGTCAAGACATTTgtgatttttctccttttatctGTATTGACTGACATGGAGTCGGGTTATGCCATGAATCTCATGTTACAAAGCCTCCTCATGCCTATACAGCCTCTCTTGTCAATGCcaggaatattttctttcactggAAGTTTCAGGGATTGAAACCTACGAAAAGTCTTTCAGCTTATGAGcaagacacattttttaatatGAAGTCAGAATGACATTATTTTAGGGAGCATTATGAGACAAGGTAAAACAGTTTTGTTCAACGCATAAATTCTGACTCATGAAATCAACATCTACCAATTTTATTGTACAATAAAATGTATGTAACAAATATTCTTAGAAATTACTGAGAGAGGTAGATACAGATTTATTGCAAGTTTATTGGA contains:
- the LOC112575285 gene encoding ragulator complex protein LAMTOR3-B-like gives rise to the protein MADEWKLLMRKLMNTVNGLHAIVVSDREGVPILKVADQVAPELALRAAYLSTFGHMSDQASKIGMGNNLAIISIYDNLQVVQVNKNPLMVTFIADSESNTGEILNLELDLQDVLNDLKKVTE
- the LOC112575233 gene encoding uncharacterized protein LOC112575233, producing the protein MSKTSPTSEPLESKKTSAKLKKIRLNKKQADSNCHRSNGDSLQNFKIRNEDVNMRAQNGKTFIQNRKKEKSLSPKRKKSAVQSKSMSACKDEEDAISVQQKGLSFDDSCKVLLGESGKPMTRLRRKRLIHAARIREENKTLERDTKAKRVLKASIVRLSQDEGYSQSKEGKRRGVNSKKTKFEECQNDKHDFLLDTKTNIKKERALAEGCLDFESESVANSHIPGKLIGAHCSIAGGLHKAVEEAVSMGARAFGLFLKSQRSWTAKPLDSVAAAKFKEACTLHNFSPSSILPHGSYLLNCGSPSPETLEKSREALLDELQRCEALGLTLFNFHPGSTCGQISVGDCLDKIADCINWAHDQTKFVVTVIENMSCQGNTVGGHFEELRGIIDRVKDKSRIGVCLDTCHAFAAGFDLSTEKGYTQFVCDFDRIVGMKYLKAMHLNDSKGAVGCHLDRHENIGKGKIGLEGFKRFMVDPKFDGIPMILETPWGNYSEEIKLLNYMAASACK